DNA from Paraburkholderia sp. PGU19:
GCGCTCGATTGCCATTCGGGCTACGGGTGGAGCGACAGCATCTGGTTCCCGTACGCGAAGACACGTCGCCCGATGCAGCATCTGCCGGAAATGTACGCGTTGAAGACGATGTTCGAGCGCGCGCATCCGCACCACGGCTACATGTTCGAGCCGCAGAGCCATCAGTATCTGCTGCACGGCGATCTGTGGGACTACGCGTACGATCGAGCGCCGCCGCCCAACATCTTTCTGCCGATGACACTCGAACTGGGCTCATGGCTATGGATCAAGAAAAACCCCCGGCAGATCTTTTCACGCCAGGGCATGTTCAACCCGCTGAAAGCGCACCGCACCGCACGCGTATTGCGGCGCCACGCGAACCTGCTCGATTTCCTGACGCGCGCCGCCTACGCGTCGCAGCGCTGGCTGCCGCAAGGCAGCCGCCGCGAGCAGTTGCTCGATAGCGCAACGGAACTCTGGTACAAGCCAGGCAAACAATGAGTACGTGGATCCTGTTGCGCGGCCTGACGCGCGAGGCACGGCACTGGGGCGCATTGCCCGACATGTTGCGCGCGGCGCTGGATGGCGCGAACCCGCACGCGTCTGCGTCTGCCGCGAACGCCGCCGCCACTCGCTTGCTGACCATCGACCTGCCCGGCAACGGCGAATATGCGAGCCTGCGCGCGCCGCTGGATGTCGCAGGGATGGTCGAGTTCGTGCGCGCGGCGGCGGGCGCCAGCGGCGCGGCGGGACCATATTGCGTGCTGGCGATGTCGCTGGGCGGCATGGTCGCGACCTGCTGGGCGCAACGTCATCCCGCCGAGATCGCGCGGCTCGTGCTGATCAACACCAGCATGCGGCCGTTCAGCCGCTTCGACGAACGGCTGCGCCCGCAGGCGTGGCCGGGGCTGGCGCGCATTGCTTCGCATTGGCGCGACGCGCGGGCCGCGGAAGAGGCGATTCATCGCCTGACCTGCAATCACCGCGACACGGTCGACGCCGACCTGAAGGAATGGATCGCGATCCGCGAGAGCGCTCCCGTCAGCCGGGCGAACGCGCTGCGTCAGTTGCTCGCGGCCGCGCGCTTCAGTGCCGGGCGGCAGCGGCCGGCGTGCGCGACGCTGGTGTTGTCGTCGCGGGAAGACGGGCTGGTCGACCCCGCGTGCTCAGTGGCGCTGGCCGCGGCATGGAGCGCCGATCACTGGCGGCACGCGTGGGCCGGCCACGATTTGCCGCACGACGATCCCGTGTGGACGGTCGAACGCATTGGCGCCTGGCTCGTGCAGCCCACCGTCGATCCCGACCTCGAAAATGAGCAAACCGATTTAACCGACGAATAATCAATAATTAAATGTCCCATTAAGCTTTCAGGTGCAATAAAAATGCGCGCCACTGATGCACTGCATTAGTGCAATGCAATATCGCCGCATTGCCTTTGGCAGTAATGCCGTGCGGGTTTTTATTTTGATCGACATGTATCGCTATTAATGGCAAATTGATGCTGCGGGCCATTAACGTGTGATAATTGATTGGGGTTCGGTGCATTTAGGTACATACTGAAATTGTAAAATAATTCCGCATCCCGCTGGAGAGTGCGGAAAAACTTGCGGATGAAGGCTGCGTGCGGCTTGCAAGGTCGTAAACGATACGTTTTTTACGCCACCGATGCGCTGTGTGTCGCCAACGCCAATCTGCCGCAAAGCCACTGTGCGCAAGGCCACTAACGGCCATTATCGAAAAATCGCTGGGGTTCCGGGGTGGATTATCCTGGCACTCAAGAATCGCGCCCGTCAAAAGAGAAACGTTTTTGAAATCTCCGGTCTTTTCTTAGTAATGTCCGCTAATCGTTTGAATTAAAAGCGATTGCAAAATCCCTCATTTTCCGAAAGCGGCGCAATGCCGCTTTGTGCGTTTCAAACGCGAAACATCAAATGTAGGTAATTACCCTCATCTTTCCATTACGCATCACGGGAAATGTGAAATTTCTTTAAATTTAAAAGCCTTACATGCATGGCATCGCCTACGCGACACGGCGGTCCGGATTGGTGCAGTCTGCCAGCCCGCCCCCCATCTCCTCCAGGAGGATTCCATGCGCAAAACTCTACTGGCGTCCGCAGCAGTCATCGCCTTGGGCTGCAGCGGTTACGCAATGGCAAACCCATGCAGTGATAGCGGTTCATCCTGCAACCAGAAG
Protein-coding regions in this window:
- a CDS encoding alpha/beta hydrolase, which encodes MSTWILLRGLTREARHWGALPDMLRAALDGANPHASASAANAAATRLLTIDLPGNGEYASLRAPLDVAGMVEFVRAAAGASGAAGPYCVLAMSLGGMVATCWAQRHPAEIARLVLINTSMRPFSRFDERLRPQAWPGLARIASHWRDARAAEEAIHRLTCNHRDTVDADLKEWIAIRESAPVSRANALRQLLAAARFSAGRQRPACATLVLSSREDGLVDPACSVALAAAWSADHWRHAWAGHDLPHDDPVWTVERIGAWLVQPTVDPDLENEQTDLTDE